The Mauremys reevesii isolate NIE-2019 linkage group 1, ASM1616193v1, whole genome shotgun sequence genome has a segment encoding these proteins:
- the ACOT9 gene encoding acyl-coenzyme A thioesterase 9, mitochondrial isoform X5, producing MTNGFQSPPDMSEVRSRLRAIVGASTNWSDHVQAMHERKDLHSLLAKQQEDLPPRKMNDSYIEVILPLGSQPELREKYLNVHNSVRFGRILEDLDSLGVLICYTHTKHEASQRSPLSIVTALVDKIDLCKKVIYPDCDIKFTGNVSWVGKTSMEVKMHMLQVGLHDDTYSPVLDATFVMVARDPENKRSAFVNPLIPEGPEEEEVFRKGELNKMRRVDFSTASLLKMAPTAEERTIVHNIFLNTLDTRTVSFRSRVLPPNSVWMEDAKLKGLEICHPQERNIFNRIFGGFLMRKAFELGWATACSYGGSRPYVVAVDDIMFQRPVEIGSLLLLSAQVCYTEENYIQLRVHSEVYDSDTREHKTTNVFHFTFMSEREVPQIVPKTYGESMLYLDGKRHFSATTKETREVETTTAAP from the exons TGACCATGTGCAAGCAATGCATGAAAGAAAAGACCTACATAGTCTATTGGCCAAACAGCAGGAAGACTTGCCACCTAGGAAAATGAATGATAGCTAcatagaggttattttacctctaggAAGTCAACCTGAATTAAGAGAAAAATATCTGAATGTACATAATAGTGTGAG GTTTGGAAGAATTCTTGAAGATCTTGACAGCTTAGGAG TTCTCATTTGTTACACTCACACGAAACATGAAGCTTCTCAGAGATCTCCTTTGTCAATAGTTACTGCCTTGGTGGATAAAATTG ATTTGTGCAAGAAGGTCATATACCCAGATTGTGATATCAAATTCACTGGAAATGTTTCTTGGGTTGGGAAGACCTCAATGGAAGTGAAGATGCACATGCTTCAGGTTGGG TTACATGATGATACTTACAGCCCTGTGTTAGATGCAACCTTTGTCATGGTGGCCCGCGATCCAGAAAACAAGAG GTCAGCATTTGTTAATCCACTAATTCCTGAGGGCCCAGAGGAGGAAGAAGTCTTCAGGAAAGGAGAAT tgaaCAAGATGAGGAGGGTTGATTTCAGTACTGCATCCTTACTGAAAATGGCTCCCACTGCAGAAGAAAGAACCATTGTTCATAACATATTCCTTAATACACTGGACACAAG GACTGTAAGTTTTCGGAGTCGTGTGCTACCACCCAATTCAGTATGGATGGAAGATGCAAAACTTAAGGGCTTGGAGATCTGCCATCCTCAG GAACGAAACATTTTCAATAGAATCTTTGGGGGGTTTCTCATGAGGAAAGCATTTGAGCTGGGTTGGGCTACTGCCTGCAGCTATGG agGTTCCAGACCTTATGTAGTAGCTGTAGATGATATCATGTTTCAAAGACCAGTTGAGATTGGATCTCTATTactgctttctgcacag GTTTGTTATACAGAAGAAAACTATATCCAGCTTAGAGTACACAGTGAGGTTTATGATTCGGATACCAGAGAGCACAAGACAACCAACGTCTTCCATTTCACTTTTATGTCAGAAAGAGAGGTACCACAGATTGTCCCAAAAACATATGGTG AGTCCATGTTGTATTTAGATGGGAAACGGCACTTCAGTGCCACCACGAAAGAAACCAGAGAAGTGGAGACAACTACTGCAGCGCCATAG
- the ACOT9 gene encoding acyl-coenzyme A thioesterase 9, mitochondrial isoform X6 encodes MHERKDLHSLLAKQQEDLPPRKMNDSYIEVILPLGSQPELREKYLNVHNSVRFGRILEDLDSLGVLICYTHTKHEASQRSPLSIVTALVDKIDLCKKVIYPDCDIKFTGNVSWVGKTSMEVKMHMLQVGLHDDTYSPVLDATFVMVARDPENKRSAFVNPLIPEGPEEEEVFRKGELNKMRRVDFSTASLLKMAPTAEERTIVHNIFLNTLDTRTVSFRSRVLPPNSVWMEDAKLKGLEICHPQERNIFNRIFGGFLMRKAFELGWATACSYGGSRPYVVAVDDIMFQRPVEIGSLLLLSAQVCYTEENYIQLRVHSEVYDSDTREHKTTNVFHFTFMSEREVPQIVPKTYGESMLYLDGKRHFSATTKETREVETTTAAP; translated from the exons ATGCATGAAAGAAAAGACCTACATAGTCTATTGGCCAAACAGCAGGAAGACTTGCCACCTAGGAAAATGAATGATAGCTAcatagaggttattttacctctaggAAGTCAACCTGAATTAAGAGAAAAATATCTGAATGTACATAATAGTGTGAG GTTTGGAAGAATTCTTGAAGATCTTGACAGCTTAGGAG TTCTCATTTGTTACACTCACACGAAACATGAAGCTTCTCAGAGATCTCCTTTGTCAATAGTTACTGCCTTGGTGGATAAAATTG ATTTGTGCAAGAAGGTCATATACCCAGATTGTGATATCAAATTCACTGGAAATGTTTCTTGGGTTGGGAAGACCTCAATGGAAGTGAAGATGCACATGCTTCAGGTTGGG TTACATGATGATACTTACAGCCCTGTGTTAGATGCAACCTTTGTCATGGTGGCCCGCGATCCAGAAAACAAGAG GTCAGCATTTGTTAATCCACTAATTCCTGAGGGCCCAGAGGAGGAAGAAGTCTTCAGGAAAGGAGAAT tgaaCAAGATGAGGAGGGTTGATTTCAGTACTGCATCCTTACTGAAAATGGCTCCCACTGCAGAAGAAAGAACCATTGTTCATAACATATTCCTTAATACACTGGACACAAG GACTGTAAGTTTTCGGAGTCGTGTGCTACCACCCAATTCAGTATGGATGGAAGATGCAAAACTTAAGGGCTTGGAGATCTGCCATCCTCAG GAACGAAACATTTTCAATAGAATCTTTGGGGGGTTTCTCATGAGGAAAGCATTTGAGCTGGGTTGGGCTACTGCCTGCAGCTATGG agGTTCCAGACCTTATGTAGTAGCTGTAGATGATATCATGTTTCAAAGACCAGTTGAGATTGGATCTCTATTactgctttctgcacag GTTTGTTATACAGAAGAAAACTATATCCAGCTTAGAGTACACAGTGAGGTTTATGATTCGGATACCAGAGAGCACAAGACAACCAACGTCTTCCATTTCACTTTTATGTCAGAAAGAGAGGTACCACAGATTGTCCCAAAAACATATGGTG AGTCCATGTTGTATTTAGATGGGAAACGGCACTTCAGTGCCACCACGAAAGAAACCAGAGAAGTGGAGACAACTACTGCAGCGCCATAG
- the ACOT9 gene encoding acyl-coenzyme A thioesterase 9, mitochondrial isoform X4, whose product MDDHVVERAPSAGAVCLFLHRWLGEWIDLVFTFHQCAGQHSDHVQAMHERKDLHSLLAKQQEDLPPRKMNDSYIEVILPLGSQPELREKYLNVHNSVRFGRILEDLDSLGVLICYTHTKHEASQRSPLSIVTALVDKIDLCKKVIYPDCDIKFTGNVSWVGKTSMEVKMHMLQVGLHDDTYSPVLDATFVMVARDPENKRSAFVNPLIPEGPEEEEVFRKGELNKMRRVDFSTASLLKMAPTAEERTIVHNIFLNTLDTRTVSFRSRVLPPNSVWMEDAKLKGLEICHPQERNIFNRIFGGFLMRKAFELGWATACSYGGSRPYVVAVDDIMFQRPVEIGSLLLLSAQVCYTEENYIQLRVHSEVYDSDTREHKTTNVFHFTFMSEREVPQIVPKTYGESMLYLDGKRHFSATTKETREVETTTAAP is encoded by the exons ACAG TGACCATGTGCAAGCAATGCATGAAAGAAAAGACCTACATAGTCTATTGGCCAAACAGCAGGAAGACTTGCCACCTAGGAAAATGAATGATAGCTAcatagaggttattttacctctaggAAGTCAACCTGAATTAAGAGAAAAATATCTGAATGTACATAATAGTGTGAG GTTTGGAAGAATTCTTGAAGATCTTGACAGCTTAGGAG TTCTCATTTGTTACACTCACACGAAACATGAAGCTTCTCAGAGATCTCCTTTGTCAATAGTTACTGCCTTGGTGGATAAAATTG ATTTGTGCAAGAAGGTCATATACCCAGATTGTGATATCAAATTCACTGGAAATGTTTCTTGGGTTGGGAAGACCTCAATGGAAGTGAAGATGCACATGCTTCAGGTTGGG TTACATGATGATACTTACAGCCCTGTGTTAGATGCAACCTTTGTCATGGTGGCCCGCGATCCAGAAAACAAGAG GTCAGCATTTGTTAATCCACTAATTCCTGAGGGCCCAGAGGAGGAAGAAGTCTTCAGGAAAGGAGAAT tgaaCAAGATGAGGAGGGTTGATTTCAGTACTGCATCCTTACTGAAAATGGCTCCCACTGCAGAAGAAAGAACCATTGTTCATAACATATTCCTTAATACACTGGACACAAG GACTGTAAGTTTTCGGAGTCGTGTGCTACCACCCAATTCAGTATGGATGGAAGATGCAAAACTTAAGGGCTTGGAGATCTGCCATCCTCAG GAACGAAACATTTTCAATAGAATCTTTGGGGGGTTTCTCATGAGGAAAGCATTTGAGCTGGGTTGGGCTACTGCCTGCAGCTATGG agGTTCCAGACCTTATGTAGTAGCTGTAGATGATATCATGTTTCAAAGACCAGTTGAGATTGGATCTCTATTactgctttctgcacag GTTTGTTATACAGAAGAAAACTATATCCAGCTTAGAGTACACAGTGAGGTTTATGATTCGGATACCAGAGAGCACAAGACAACCAACGTCTTCCATTTCACTTTTATGTCAGAAAGAGAGGTACCACAGATTGTCCCAAAAACATATGGTG AGTCCATGTTGTATTTAGATGGGAAACGGCACTTCAGTGCCACCACGAAAGAAACCAGAGAAGTGGAGACAACTACTGCAGCGCCATAG